In Rubrobacter naiadicus, one DNA window encodes the following:
- a CDS encoding enoyl-CoA hydratase/isomerase family protein: MDYVRVEEEGGIAVLTVDRQDKLNALNPQVVEEIGQALLDSGNKEVRAIIVTGAGERAFVAGADIAAMSEMDPIEAKHFAETSNAAMALLDRSPIPTIAAVNGFALGGGCEIALACDIRVASENAVFGFPEVSLGIIPGMGGTQRLPRLIGPGLAKELILTGRRISAAEAKEIGLVNRVVPQGEALDAARSIASEIAGNGPLAVRHAKAAANKALEVDLISGLDYESDQFALLFSTRDAKEGMKAFVEKREASFEGR, from the coding sequence TTGGACTACGTCAGGGTGGAGGAGGAGGGTGGTATCGCCGTTCTCACCGTAGACCGGCAGGACAAACTCAACGCCCTGAACCCGCAGGTCGTGGAGGAGATAGGACAGGCGCTGCTCGACAGCGGGAACAAGGAGGTGCGGGCGATAATCGTGACGGGGGCGGGGGAGAGGGCTTTCGTCGCCGGGGCGGACATCGCCGCGATGAGCGAGATGGACCCGATCGAGGCGAAGCATTTCGCGGAGACGAGCAACGCCGCGATGGCGCTTTTGGACCGCAGCCCGATCCCGACGATCGCCGCCGTGAACGGATTTGCGCTCGGCGGCGGGTGCGAGATAGCGCTCGCCTGCGACATCCGCGTCGCCTCGGAGAACGCCGTCTTCGGCTTCCCGGAGGTCTCTTTGGGCATCATCCCCGGCATGGGCGGCACCCAGCGCCTGCCGCGCCTCATCGGACCCGGCCTGGCCAAGGAGCTCATCCTCACCGGACGACGCATAAGCGCCGCCGAGGCGAAGGAGATCGGGCTCGTGAACAGGGTCGTGCCGCAGGGGGAGGCGCTGGATGCTGCCCGCTCCATCGCCTCCGAGATCGCCGGCAACGGCCCGCTCGCCGTCCGGCACGCGAAGGCCGCTGCGAACAAGGCGCTCGAGGTGGACCTCATAAGCGGGCTCGACTACGAGTCCGACCAGTTCGCGCTCCTCTTCTCCACCCGGGACGCGAAGGAGGGGATGAAGGCCTTCGTCGAGAAGCGTGAGGCCTCCTTCGAGGGCCGGTGA
- a CDS encoding acyl-CoA thioesterase, translating to MIKEVTLRARYSETDAQGIVNNASYLSYFEVGRVEWLRAAGVSYREIERSGYGFVVVEAYVNYRRPAFFDDELTLRTGLSEVGRASMRFEYTLLRGGETVVTGYTRHGCIDLTTGRPVRVPKEIARLAALREDGPGAVPR from the coding sequence GTGATAAAGGAGGTCACCCTCCGGGCCCGCTACTCGGAGACCGACGCCCAGGGGATAGTCAACAACGCCTCCTACCTCTCGTACTTCGAGGTCGGCCGGGTGGAGTGGCTGCGGGCGGCGGGGGTCTCCTACCGGGAGATAGAACGCTCCGGGTATGGCTTCGTCGTGGTCGAGGCGTACGTAAACTACAGGAGGCCCGCCTTCTTCGACGACGAGCTTACGCTGCGCACCGGGCTCTCGGAGGTCGGCAGGGCTTCGATGCGCTTCGAATATACCCTGCTGCGCGGCGGGGAGACGGTCGTCACCGGCTATACCCGCCACGGGTGTATAGACCTCACCACCGGCCGGCCAGTGCGGGTGCCGAAGGAAATCGCCCGGCTCGCAGCGCTCCGGGAGGATGGCCCGGGGGCCGTCCCCCGATAG
- a CDS encoding RNA polymerase sigma-70 factor → MRSDEASAAEVFEEHRGLLFSIAYRMLGSATDAEDVLQEAYLRWREVAADEIRSPRAYLSTVVTRLCMDQLRSARARREEYAGPWLPEPLVVDAADDPALLDETLSMAFLVLLESLSPVERAVFLLREVFDYDYAGISEIVGKSEANCRQIARRAREAVAARRPRFDPAPGQGERLVRRFIEACMSGDMEDLLESMSEEITLWTDGGGRVRAARNPIHGSDRVARFLLGVIPEASEELEIRYARVNGQPGLITYHPDGSPQGAVAFDVSGGRIAAIRFVVNPEKLRSIPPLEEVEQ, encoded by the coding sequence GTGAGATCCGACGAGGCATCCGCCGCGGAGGTCTTCGAGGAGCACCGCGGTCTTCTCTTCTCGATCGCCTACCGGATGCTCGGCAGCGCCACGGACGCCGAGGACGTCCTGCAGGAGGCGTACCTGCGCTGGCGGGAGGTTGCTGCGGACGAGATCCGCTCTCCACGAGCCTACCTCTCGACGGTGGTCACCCGGCTGTGCATGGACCAGCTGCGCTCGGCGAGGGCTCGCCGGGAGGAGTACGCTGGTCCGTGGCTGCCGGAGCCTCTCGTGGTGGACGCCGCGGACGACCCGGCACTCCTCGACGAGACGCTCTCGATGGCGTTTCTGGTGCTTTTGGAGAGCCTCTCTCCGGTGGAGCGGGCGGTGTTTCTGCTGCGGGAGGTCTTCGACTACGATTACGCCGGGATCTCAGAGATCGTCGGCAAGAGCGAGGCCAACTGCCGCCAGATCGCGCGCCGCGCCAGAGAGGCGGTCGCCGCCCGCCGCCCCCGCTTCGATCCGGCCCCCGGGCAGGGGGAACGTCTGGTGCGGCGTTTCATCGAGGCGTGCATGAGCGGAGACATGGAGGACCTGCTCGAGTCGATGTCCGAGGAGATAACCCTCTGGACGGACGGCGGCGGGCGGGTACGCGCGGCGCGCAACCCCATCCACGGCTCCGACAGGGTGGCCCGGTTCCTCCTGGGTGTGATCCCCGAGGCTTCGGAAGAACTCGAGATCCGGTACGCCCGCGTCAACGGCCAGCCGGGGCTCATCACCTACCATCCGGATGGAAGTCCCCAGGGGGCAGTGGCCTTCGATGTCTCCGGGGGGCGCATCGCCGCCATTCGCTTCGTCGTCAACCCGGAGAAGCTCCGGAGCATCCCTCCACTGGAGGAGGTCGAGCAATGA
- a CDS encoding PPOX class F420-dependent oxidoreductase — protein MIPRLALEPFADQWAVLLTTYRRDGTPVGTPVSIVVEGDRAFTRTWDTAWKFKRIRNNPEVEISPSTPRGRPTGPAIRARARVLSGEESYHAAKLLARKYPILHGLLVPLFHRLRGYRTVHIELEPLGD, from the coding sequence ATGATCCCGAGGCTGGCTCTAGAACCCTTCGCCGACCAGTGGGCGGTCCTGCTCACGACCTACAGGCGCGACGGGACCCCTGTGGGGACGCCGGTCAGCATCGTCGTGGAGGGGGACCGCGCCTTCACCCGCACCTGGGATACGGCTTGGAAGTTCAAGCGCATCCGCAACAACCCGGAGGTCGAGATCTCACCCTCCACCCCGCGCGGCAGGCCCACCGGACCGGCGATCCGGGCCCGCGCCCGGGTGCTCTCCGGCGAGGAGTCGTACCACGCCGCAAAACTCCTGGCCCGCAAGTACCCGATCCTGCACGGCCTTCTGGTCCCTCTGTTCCACCGTCTGCGCGGCTACAGGACGGTGCACATCGAGCTCGAGCCGCTCGGAGATTAG
- a CDS encoding carboxymuconolactone decarboxylase family protein, translated as MGRELGVTEQQLRELPRYRESAAFSEEERLAIWLAEEMAKTPVEIPAELSRKLRRHFDEAQLVELAAVIAWENYRARFNRVFGVRPVGFSGGDFCVLPEEPRA; from the coding sequence GTGGGCAGGGAGCTGGGCGTCACCGAACAGCAGCTGCGCGAGCTGCCGCGCTACCGGGAGAGCGCGGCCTTCTCGGAGGAGGAGCGGCTGGCGATCTGGCTCGCCGAGGAGATGGCCAAGACCCCCGTGGAGATCCCAGCCGAACTCTCAAGGAAGCTGCGCCGGCACTTCGACGAGGCGCAGCTCGTGGAGCTGGCCGCGGTGATCGCCTGGGAGAACTACCGGGCGCGCTTCAACCGCGTCTTCGGGGTGCGGCCGGTCGGTTTCTCCGGAGGAGATTTCTGCGTGTTGCCGGAGGAGCCGCGGGCGTGA
- a CDS encoding nitroreductase family deazaflavin-dependent oxidoreductase: MSGDADRGVLWRGGRPNAALRFGLRLPAYLYRCGLGWILGHRFLLLVHVGRRSGRVYYTVLEVILYDPESRESVVLSARGERADWYRNIEVRPALEVRTGRERYEPEHRVLCDGEAYAALTEYAVRHPLAARVLAAVFGSPEAIRSAAARRDLARSVKLVAFRPREVSEPGRRRLRAAR; this comes from the coding sequence GTGAGCGGGGACGCGGATCGCGGCGTGCTCTGGCGGGGCGGGCGGCCCAACGCAGCCCTGCGGTTCGGGTTGCGCCTGCCGGCATACCTCTACCGCTGCGGCCTTGGGTGGATCCTGGGGCATCGTTTCCTGCTCCTGGTCCACGTGGGCCGACGCAGCGGCAGGGTGTACTACACGGTGCTGGAGGTAATCCTCTACGACCCAGAAAGCAGGGAGAGCGTGGTCCTCTCCGCCCGCGGAGAGAGGGCCGACTGGTACAGGAACATCGAGGTACGCCCGGCGCTCGAGGTGAGGACCGGTCGGGAGCGCTACGAACCGGAGCACCGGGTTCTCTGCGACGGGGAAGCCTACGCAGCGCTCACGGAGTACGCCGTCCGGCATCCGCTGGCGGCGAGGGTGCTGGCCGCGGTGTTCGGCAGCCCTGAGGCGATCCGCTCGGCCGCAGCGCGGCGGGATCTCGCCCGCTCGGTTAAGCTGGTCGCCTTCCGGCCCCGGGAGGTGTCTGAGCCCGGGCGCCGCAGGCTCAGAGCCGCTCGATGA
- a CDS encoding thiolase family protein → MPEPVIVEAVRTPFGRRDGTLRETRPTSLLAHALRGLVKRSGLAPEEIDDVICGCVTQAGEQGANVGRLAVMLAGLPDEVPAVTLNRMCGSSQQAVHFAAQAIAAGDARFVVACGVESMTRVPMFSDIGGGFEKLDPDLLSRKELVHQGESAERIAEAWGITRNDADSLSAESHRRAAARGKHPEILPTRGLDPEGNEVELTADEGVRRSVDPQKMAQLAPVFREDGIVTAGNSSQISDGASAVLVADREAAEAAGLKPRARFLARVAVGSDPTMQLTGVIPATHRALERAGLSISDLDWIEINEAFATVVLAWAAEFEPDMEKVNPWGGAIAHGHPLGATGGGLMSKLLCGLEATDGQLGLQVMCIGHGMSTATVIERL, encoded by the coding sequence ATGCCAGAGCCGGTGATAGTCGAGGCGGTACGCACCCCGTTCGGGAGGCGCGACGGGACCTTACGGGAGACGAGGCCCACCTCGCTTCTGGCCCACGCCCTGAGGGGCCTCGTCAAGCGCTCCGGGCTCGCGCCGGAGGAGATCGACGACGTGATCTGCGGCTGCGTCACCCAGGCCGGCGAGCAGGGAGCGAACGTGGGCCGTCTCGCGGTGATGCTCGCCGGACTTCCGGACGAGGTACCCGCCGTGACCCTCAACCGCATGTGCGGCTCGAGCCAGCAGGCCGTCCACTTCGCCGCCCAGGCCATCGCCGCCGGTGACGCCCGCTTCGTCGTCGCCTGCGGCGTCGAGAGCATGACCCGCGTCCCGATGTTCAGCGACATCGGCGGCGGCTTCGAGAAGCTCGACCCGGACCTTCTGTCCAGGAAGGAACTCGTCCACCAGGGCGAAAGCGCAGAGAGGATCGCGGAGGCGTGGGGCATAACCCGTAACGACGCCGACTCTTTGTCCGCCGAGAGCCACCGGCGGGCCGCAGCGAGGGGTAAGCATCCCGAGATCCTGCCCACCAGAGGCCTCGACCCGGAGGGTAACGAGGTCGAGCTCACCGCCGACGAGGGCGTCCGTCGTAGCGTGGACCCGCAGAAGATGGCGCAGCTTGCGCCGGTCTTCCGCGAGGACGGGATAGTCACGGCGGGCAACTCCTCCCAGATCTCCGACGGAGCCTCGGCCGTGCTCGTCGCCGACCGGGAGGCCGCGGAGGCGGCGGGGCTCAAGCCCCGGGCGCGCTTCCTGGCGCGGGTCGCGGTCGGGAGCGACCCGACGATGCAGCTCACCGGGGTCATCCCGGCCACCCATCGGGCCCTGGAGAGGGCCGGGCTCTCGATCTCCGACCTCGACTGGATCGAGATAAACGAAGCCTTCGCCACAGTCGTCCTCGCCTGGGCCGCCGAGTTCGAGCCCGACATGGAGAAGGTCAACCCGTGGGGCGGCGCGATCGCCCACGGCCACCCGCTGGGCGCGACCGGCGGCGGGCTCATGTCGAAGCTGCTCTGCGGGCTCGAGGCCACCGACGGGCAGCTGGGGCTGCAGGTGATGTGCATCGGACACGGGATGTCCACCGCGACCGTCATCGAGCGGCTCTGA
- a CDS encoding CocE/NonD family hydrolase → MPAEIREVVVQKNVPATMRDGTTLFSNVYRPAEGGPYPVLLTRLPYGKDIPSYTTFLDPVRAAGSGYIVVVQDVRGRFASGGEFEPFASEYEDGHDTVEWAARLPGADGRVGMFGLSYYGKTQWQAAVTKPPSLLSMVPGITWGNHLNGAQMRGGAYELGTIYSWAVTTIAPDILFRRYRDDPQQLGRKLPELVAAIDTLQAGGGYDVLPLTKLPDPDGLTPFVREGFERGVDDGWWEQLNIDGRYGDVSAATLHIGGWYDIFLGETLRQYAAMKEVAERRGTPPPRLLVGPWTHGDFGSTLGELDFGIGSSGILLNYRGDLADYHLRFFDATLKGREEALADRPPVEVFVMGENRWRGYEEWPPPGAREEVWHLSGGGSLTREAPSGEPDVYDYDPKDPVPTLGGSILMPQIYRAGARDQSPNEERPDVLCYTSRPLEHDYTVLGPVWVRLFAASSAPDTDFVARLVDVHPDGRAIGIADGIIRASARESYPEPGVISPTAPSPIKPGEVYEYRIDLWATGNTFRAGHRIRLEITSSSFPRWDRNLNTGESGARSSRTEVAHQRIFHDPDHPSSLTLTTVEG, encoded by the coding sequence ATGCCAGCTGAGATTCGGGAAGTAGTCGTGCAGAAGAACGTCCCCGCCACGATGCGCGACGGGACGACGCTCTTCTCAAACGTCTACCGTCCGGCCGAAGGCGGGCCCTACCCGGTCCTCCTGACCCGGCTGCCTTACGGGAAGGACATCCCCTCCTACACCACCTTCCTCGACCCGGTGCGCGCCGCCGGGAGCGGCTACATCGTCGTCGTGCAGGACGTGCGGGGCCGTTTCGCTTCCGGGGGCGAGTTCGAGCCGTTCGCCAGCGAGTACGAGGACGGCCACGACACCGTCGAGTGGGCCGCGCGGCTCCCGGGCGCAGACGGCCGGGTCGGGATGTTCGGGCTCTCCTACTACGGCAAGACCCAGTGGCAGGCCGCGGTGACGAAGCCGCCCTCCCTCCTGAGCATGGTCCCCGGCATAACCTGGGGGAACCACCTCAACGGCGCCCAGATGCGCGGCGGGGCCTACGAGCTCGGGACCATCTACTCCTGGGCCGTCACGACCATAGCCCCGGACATCCTCTTCCGGCGCTACCGCGACGACCCGCAGCAGCTCGGGCGTAAGCTCCCGGAGCTCGTCGCCGCGATAGACACCCTCCAGGCCGGCGGCGGGTACGACGTGCTGCCGCTCACGAAGCTGCCGGACCCGGACGGCCTCACCCCGTTCGTCCGGGAGGGCTTCGAGCGTGGCGTGGACGACGGGTGGTGGGAGCAGCTGAACATCGACGGCAGATACGGTGACGTCTCGGCGGCCACGCTGCACATCGGCGGCTGGTACGACATCTTCCTCGGCGAGACGCTGCGCCAGTACGCGGCGATGAAGGAGGTGGCGGAGCGGCGCGGCACACCACCGCCGCGCCTGCTCGTCGGTCCCTGGACGCACGGCGACTTCGGGAGCACCCTCGGGGAGCTGGACTTCGGCATCGGGAGCTCGGGCATCCTTCTCAACTACCGGGGGGACCTCGCCGACTACCACCTGCGCTTCTTCGACGCCACGCTGAAAGGCAGGGAAGAAGCTCTCGCCGACCGCCCGCCGGTCGAGGTCTTCGTGATGGGCGAGAACCGCTGGCGCGGCTACGAGGAGTGGCCCCCGCCAGGGGCGCGTGAGGAGGTCTGGCACCTCTCGGGCGGCGGCTCGCTCACCCGGGAGGCGCCCTCCGGGGAGCCCGACGTCTACGACTACGACCCGAAAGACCCGGTCCCCACCCTCGGCGGGAGCATACTCATGCCCCAGATCTACCGGGCCGGGGCCCGCGACCAGTCCCCCAACGAGGAGCGCCCGGACGTCCTGTGCTACACGAGCCGGCCGCTGGAGCACGATTACACCGTGCTCGGGCCGGTCTGGGTGCGGCTCTTCGCCGCCTCCTCCGCCCCGGACACCGACTTCGTCGCCCGGCTGGTGGACGTGCACCCCGACGGGCGTGCGATCGGGATAGCCGACGGCATCATCCGGGCGAGCGCCCGCGAGAGCTACCCGGAGCCGGGTGTGATCTCCCCCACCGCCCCCTCGCCCATAAAACCCGGCGAGGTCTACGAGTACAGGATAGACCTCTGGGCGACCGGCAACACCTTCCGGGCCGGGCACAGGATCCGGCTCGAGATCACCTCCAGCAGCTTCCCGCGCTGGGATCGCAACCTGAACACCGGCGAGAGCGGCGCCCGCTCCTCGCGCACCGAGGTGGCCCACCAGAGGATCTTCCACGACCCCGATCACCCGAGCAGCCTTACGCTCACCACAGTGGAGGGATGA
- a CDS encoding long-chain fatty acid--CoA ligase: protein MRGLTMEYQLTLPAMLRRADDLYGPKEIVTRRPDKSFHRYTYRDFVRRAKKLSVALKALGVRPGDRVATLGWNTYQHLEAYFGIPCAEGVLHTINPRLSADDIAYIIEHAEDRVLMIDETLLGLLDGFRDRVDLEHVVVFTYGGSAPEAMLDYEELVGEADEGAFSYPEPDEWDAAAMCYTSGTTGRPKGVLYSHRSICLHSISLGMTDMLGIAERDSVLPVVPMFHVNAWGIPFVSTLVGAKQVLPGPHLDPKSLLEDFEQERVTITAGVPTVFLGVLRELDENPGAHDLSAMRAIIVGGSAAPEGMIRAYRERHGLNVVHAWGMTEMDPVGSVCNLRSWMDDLPEDEKYRIRAKQGPPAAFIEFRARGAVDLVPWDGKTMGELEVRGPWVASSYFNTEEGRDKFTEDGWFRTGDIVTIDENGYIEIQDRSKDLIKSGGEWISSVALENAIMSHDAVAEAAVIAIPDPKWQERPLAVVVLKEGRSATAEEIISHIAPHFPKWQLPDAVEFVEAIPHTATGKFLKMALREQFKDYSAAKSQ, encoded by the coding sequence GTGAGAGGCCTCACGATGGAGTATCAGCTCACGCTTCCGGCCATGCTCCGGCGGGCCGACGACCTCTACGGCCCGAAGGAAATAGTCACCCGACGTCCGGACAAAAGCTTCCACCGCTACACCTACCGGGATTTCGTCCGGCGGGCGAAGAAGCTCTCCGTGGCGCTCAAAGCGCTCGGGGTGCGTCCCGGCGACCGGGTGGCGACGCTCGGGTGGAACACCTACCAGCACCTGGAGGCCTACTTCGGCATCCCGTGCGCGGAGGGAGTCCTGCACACGATAAACCCGCGCCTCTCGGCGGACGACATCGCCTACATAATCGAGCACGCGGAAGACCGAGTGCTCATGATCGACGAGACGCTCCTGGGCCTCCTCGACGGGTTCAGGGACCGGGTGGACCTGGAGCACGTGGTGGTCTTCACCTACGGCGGGAGCGCCCCAGAGGCCATGCTCGACTACGAGGAGCTCGTCGGGGAGGCCGACGAAGGTGCCTTCTCCTACCCCGAGCCGGACGAGTGGGATGCTGCGGCGATGTGCTATACCTCGGGTACCACCGGGAGGCCTAAAGGGGTGCTCTACTCGCACCGCTCCATCTGCCTGCACTCCATCTCGCTCGGCATGACCGACATGCTAGGGATAGCCGAGCGCGACTCGGTGCTCCCGGTCGTCCCGATGTTCCACGTCAACGCCTGGGGCATCCCGTTCGTCTCGACGCTAGTCGGGGCCAAGCAGGTCCTGCCGGGGCCGCACCTCGACCCGAAGAGCCTGCTGGAAGACTTCGAGCAGGAGCGGGTGACGATCACCGCCGGGGTACCGACGGTCTTCCTCGGGGTCCTGCGCGAGCTGGACGAAAACCCCGGGGCCCACGACCTCTCGGCGATGCGCGCCATCATCGTCGGCGGCTCGGCGGCGCCGGAGGGCATGATCCGGGCCTACCGGGAGCGCCACGGACTCAACGTCGTGCACGCCTGGGGGATGACCGAGATGGACCCGGTCGGCTCGGTGTGCAACCTGCGCAGTTGGATGGACGACCTGCCCGAGGACGAGAAGTACCGCATCAGAGCCAAGCAGGGCCCGCCGGCCGCTTTCATCGAGTTCCGGGCGCGCGGAGCGGTGGACCTCGTCCCCTGGGACGGGAAGACCATGGGCGAGCTCGAGGTCAGGGGGCCGTGGGTCGCGAGCAGCTACTTCAATACCGAGGAGGGCAGGGACAAGTTCACCGAGGACGGCTGGTTCCGCACCGGCGACATCGTCACCATAGACGAGAACGGCTACATCGAGATCCAGGACCGCTCCAAAGACCTGATAAAGAGCGGTGGCGAGTGGATCAGCTCGGTGGCGCTGGAGAACGCGATCATGTCGCACGACGCCGTCGCGGAGGCCGCCGTCATCGCCATCCCGGACCCGAAGTGGCAGGAGCGCCCGCTCGCGGTGGTCGTCCTCAAGGAGGGCCGGAGCGCGACCGCGGAGGAGATAATCTCCCACATCGCCCCGCACTTCCCGAAGTGGCAGCTCCCGGACGCGGTGGAGTTCGTCGAGGCGATACCGCACACGGCGACCGGCAAGTTCCTGAAGATGGCGCTGCGCGAGCAGTTCAAGGACTACTCGGCGGCGAAGAGCCAGTAG
- a CDS encoding RrF2 family transcriptional regulator: protein MQVSAKADYALRAAVELARSAMASEGPVKGERLAEKQGIPRKFLENILLDLKRAGIVRTQRGASGGYWLALPPEEVRLADVIRAVEGPLANVRGEWPEEVEYGGVARPLQQVWIAVRANLRAVLEKVTLADVVRGELPEHVVSLTEDPEAWVHH, encoded by the coding sequence GTGCAGGTCTCGGCCAAGGCCGACTACGCGCTGCGGGCCGCCGTCGAGCTGGCCCGGTCCGCGATGGCCTCCGAGGGGCCGGTCAAGGGCGAGCGGCTCGCCGAGAAGCAGGGCATCCCGCGTAAATTCCTGGAGAACATCCTGCTCGACCTCAAGCGCGCCGGGATAGTGAGGACCCAGCGCGGAGCCTCCGGGGGATACTGGCTCGCCTTGCCCCCCGAAGAAGTGCGGCTGGCCGACGTGATCCGGGCGGTCGAGGGGCCTCTGGCCAACGTGCGGGGTGAGTGGCCGGAGGAGGTCGAGTACGGCGGCGTGGCCCGACCGCTGCAGCAGGTCTGGATCGCGGTGCGCGCCAACCTGCGCGCCGTGCTGGAGAAGGTGACGCTCGCGGACGTGGTCAGGGGGGAGCTACCCGAGCACGTCGTCAGCCTGACCGAGGATCCGGAGGCCTGGGTCCACCACTGA
- the cysC gene encoding adenylyl-sulfate kinase has translation MYRYLPGEERGFTLWFTGLSGAGKTTISEIVERELRERGRKVEVLDGDIVRTNLSKGLGFSREDRNVNVLRIGFVANLLTRNGVAVIVSAISPYKEARDQVRRRIIDFVEVFVDAPLEVCAERDVKGLYEKAFKGEIKQFTGVSDPYEPPAAPELHLRTDQESPQESARKVIEKLEFLGYLKTPAEIEENSLR, from the coding sequence ATGTACAGGTACCTGCCGGGCGAGGAGCGCGGCTTCACGCTGTGGTTCACCGGGCTCTCGGGAGCCGGGAAGACCACCATCTCCGAGATAGTCGAGCGGGAGCTCAGGGAGAGGGGACGCAAAGTCGAGGTTCTGGACGGCGACATCGTCCGGACCAACCTCTCCAAAGGGCTCGGCTTCAGCCGCGAGGACCGCAACGTGAACGTGCTCAGGATCGGGTTCGTGGCGAACCTGCTGACGCGCAACGGGGTGGCGGTGATCGTGAGCGCCATCTCCCCGTACAAGGAGGCCCGTGATCAGGTGCGGCGCAGGATCATAGACTTCGTCGAGGTCTTCGTGGACGCGCCGCTGGAGGTCTGCGCCGAGCGCGACGTCAAGGGCCTCTACGAGAAGGCCTTCAAGGGCGAGATCAAGCAGTTCACCGGCGTCTCCGACCCCTACGAGCCGCCGGCCGCCCCGGAGCTGCACCTCAGGACCGACCAGGAGAGCCCACAGGAGAGCGCGAGGAAGGTCATCGAGAAGCTGGAGTTTCTGGGTTATCTGAAGACCCCGGCGGAGATCGAGGAGAACAGCCTCAGGTAA